In Apostichopus japonicus isolate 1M-3 chromosome 3, ASM3797524v1, whole genome shotgun sequence, a single genomic region encodes these proteins:
- the LOC139965297 gene encoding chromosome transmission fidelity protein 8 homolog, whose amino-acid sequence MQIVVKTNLPEHGAEWVMLEMQGQLESPEDEELSGQFIGDLHFNKKGIPILIIGHHILYGKVVTMEKPFLVLMKKNAKEENNDNEEETEKMETDEISSSSETETYYSITAIVKKKLIFKTRPKPIITNVPKRL is encoded by the exons AATCTACCAGAACATGGTGCTGAATGGGTGATGCTGGAAATGCAAGGTCAGCTTGAGTCTCCAGAAGATGAAGAGCTCTCCGGACAGTTCATTGGGGATCTACACTTCAACAAGAAG gGTATCCCTATACTCATAATTGGTCATCATATATTGTACGGAAAAGTGGTCACCATGGAGAAACCGTTCCTCGTTTTGATGAAGAAAAATGCAAAGGAAGAGAATAATGACAACGAGGAAGAGACAGAAAAGATGGAGACGGACGAGATTTCATCTTCTTCAGAGACAGAGACGTACTATTCCATCACTGCTATTGTAAAGAAGAAGTTGATATTTAAAACTAGACCAAAGCCCATCATCACCAATGTACCAAAGAGATTATGA